In the Cryptococcus neoformans var. neoformans JEC21 chromosome 1, complete sequence genome, one interval contains:
- a CDS encoding uracil DNA N-glycosylase, putative yields MSPKARSISSYFIKPTAATASAASQKPVSTAARDLAASPSNQSKENIENVSPNADKGSATPASGLAKKRKLDEASTNATPTGKMAKVTESASNTLSFKPLRATSIAQFRERIAGRPSLLSLLELEMSSMGEDWFLALQEEFTKPYFVKLKEFITAEQQNKKVFPPAGDIYSWSRFCPLKDVRVVIIGQDPYHDDGQAHGLAFSVRKGVRIPPSLRNMYQEMAQEVPGFVQPKHGDLTEWAKHGVLLLNTSLTVRAHEAGSHAKAGWDQFTAAVLKVVTNRLAPASESNVGGNGVVFMAWGAHAAKMCAGIDTNKHLLLKSAHPSPLSASRGFFGNGHFKKANGWLEERYGAGGGIDWKSLGA; encoded by the exons ATGTCCCCAAAAGCGCgctcaatctcttcctaCTTCATCAAGCCAACTGCAGCAACCGCGTCAGCCGCGTCCCAGAAACCTGTCAGCACTGCAGCTAGAGACCTTGCGGCAAGCCCATCGAATCAGTCTAAAGAGAACATTGAGAACGTGTCACCAAATGCTGATAAGGGCAGCGCTACGCCCGCCTCTGGGCTagccaaaaaaagaaaacttGACGAGGCCTCTACGA ACGCGACACCAACGGGCAAGATGGCCAAAGTGACAGAGTCTGCTAGCAACACTCTCTCCTTTAAACCTCTACGCGCGACTTCTATCGCCCAGTTTCGTGAACGAATCGCCGGACGCCCATCGCTTCTCTCCTTGCTGGAACTTGAAATGTCATCCATGGGAGAAGACTGGTTCTTGGCGCTTCAAGAGGAGTTCACAAAGCCTTACTTTGTCAAG CTGAAGGAATTTATCACTGCTGAacaacaaaacaaaaaagtTTTCCCTCCTG CTGGGGACATTTACTCCTGGTCTAGGTTTTGTCCATTGAAGGACGTTCGCGTAGTCATCATTG GCCAAGACCCTTATCAC GATGATGGACAAGCCCATGGTCTCGCCTTTTCAGTTCGAAAAGGCGTAAGgatccctccttctttaAGAAATATGTACCAAGAGATGGCCCAAGAGGTCCCTGGATTTGTTCAGCCGAAACATGG CGATCTGACTGAATGGGCGAAACATGGCGTATTACTGCTCAACACTTCCCTTACTGTTCGTGCACACGAG GCTGGCTCTCACGCAAAAGCAGGATGGGATCAGTTTACAGCAGCTGTACTCAAGGTCGTCACAAACCGCTTGGCACCTGCTTCTGAATCAAATGTCGGTGGAAATGGAGTCGTCTTCATGGCATGGGGAGCCCATGCAGCAAAGATGTGTGCTGGCATCGATACG AACAAGCACTTGTTGCTTAAATCCGCACATCCAAGCCCTCTTTCTGCCAGTCGAGGATTTTTCGGAAATGGTCATTTTAAGAAAGCTAACGGGTGGCTTGAAGAGAGGTATGGGGCCGGTGGAGGTATTGACTGGAAGAGTTTGGGCGCTTAA
- a CDS encoding Glutamine synthetase, putative gives MSPSPTENAPTNLEELEELLKNDNKVKVAGVDVEGVLRGKIMSKAKLLSSVKSEGFNFCSVIFGWDIHDQAYNKELLVANWDNGYRDLFAVIDLSTFRRLKWEKDIPFFLCRFVIPETGEVLPVDPRSLIAKVTDKGEAMGYKCMSGAEFEYFQFAETTKSLADKNFRNLNPLTPGMHGYSILRPTLNMDYFHDLYDMAVNFGIEVEGHHTETGPGVFETALGYTDASRMADNACLFKLVAKSIGMKYGISPTFMAKPWGDLPGCSGHIHVSLQDKNGKNIFAVSDEEAANGGRKDAAFEDLKYLSQEGEWFLAGLLEGMPDVVPMFCPTINSYKRLQGGQAMWAPDTATYGYDSRAASVRLLTAPGVPGYATRFEVRVPGADMNPYFAMSAIFALGLRGIEQKRVLPYGPIGSSGVSRDTVKHLPTSLDSATEAFMKKDSLAREVFGNFFVDHYGGTREHEVELHRKAVTDWEVARYFELV, from the exons ATGTCCCCGTCACCAACAGAGAACGCCCCAACCAACCTCGAAGAACTCGAGGAGCTGTTGAAGAACGACAACAAGGTCAAAGTAGCAG GCGTGGATGTTGAAGGTGTGCTCAGAGGCAAGATCATGAGCAAGGCAAAGCTGCTTTCATCGGTCAAGTCTGAAGGCTTCAACTTTTGTAGCGTTATCTTTGGATGGGATA TCCATGACCAGGCTTACAACAAGGAACTCCTTGTCGCCAACTGGGATAATGGATATCGTGATTTGTTCGCTGTTATCGACCTTTCTACCTTTCGCCGATTgaaatgggaaaaggatattccttttttcttgtGCCGATTTGTCATTCCGGAAACGGGAGAAGTCCTCCCTGTTGACCCCAGAAGCCTGATTGCAAAGGTCACGGACAAGGGGGAAGCTATGGGGTACAAGTGCATGAGTGGTGCCGAATTCGAA TACTTTCAGTTCGCCGAAACTACCAAATCATTGGCAGACAAGAATTTCAGGAATCTAAACCCTCTTACCCCTGGCA TGCACGGTTATTCTATCTTACGGCCTACACTTAATATGGACTATTTCCACGATCTGTATGACATGGCCGTTAACTTTGGAATCGAGGTCGAAGGACATC ACACGGAAACCGGCCCCGGAGTGTTTGAAACCGCACTCGGATACACTGATGCTTCCAGAATGGCCGATAATGCCTGCTTATTCAAGCTTGTCGCCAAGAGCATCGGTATGAAATACGGTATCTCTCCTACTTTCATGGCTAAACCTTGGGGAGAT CTTCCTGGATGCTCTGG CCACATTCACGTTTCACTGCAAGACAAGAACGGCAAAAACATCTTTGCAGTCTCTGATGAGGAGGCGGCCAATGGTGGCAGAAAGGACGCTGCTTTCGAGGACCTCAAGTATCTATCacaagaaggagagtggTTCCTGGCCGGCTTGCTTGAAGGCATGCCTGACG TGGTGCCGATGTTCTGCCCTACCATCAACTCCTACAAACGGTTACAAGGGGGACAG GCTATGTGGGCTCCTGACACAGCGACATACGGCTATGACTCTCGAGCAGCCTCTGTACGATTACTCACGGCCCCAGGCGTGCCGGGTTATGCTACCCGATTTGAAGTTCGAGTACCCGGTGCCGAC ATGAACCCTTACTTTGCCATGTCAGCCATCTTCGCTCTCGGTCTTCGTGGTATTGAGCAAAAACGAGTTTTGCCTTACGGCCCCATCGGCTCTTCCGGCGTCTCTCGCGATACTGTGAAGCACCTTCCTACATCGTTGGACAGTGCAACGGAGGCATTTATGAAAAAGGATAGTTTAGCGAGAGAGGTTTTTGGTAACTTTTTTGTGGACCATTACGGAGGGACCAGGGAGCACGAGGTTGAGCTGCATAGAAAGGCTGTTACTGATTGGGAGG TTGCTCGTTACTTTGAGTTGGTGTAA
- a CDS encoding RNA-binding protein rnp24, putative: MSKDSKSSTKMRTPKSERTPEEQARRDAKKAAKKAAKLAEVVPEPRPEGSQAEEAEMAPTAEGVPTSPETKKRKREVVVEGEELEIDVSAPAPLSKAELRAARKKAKRGDAVPYAPKVRDYEKVPKSKVQSEEGNEGEKDVSGSGKRQNSVWIGNLAFKTTPEGLKEFLEKGVTELGGKGEGSVTRVNLPKKSNKAGFSENKGFAYVDFATPELQELGVQLSEHNFEGRRLLIKKGDDHNPTANARTPKPLSTKAQDIGSSSKRPETSTLYMGNLPFDATEEALRDLIESNAPDREIVDEEGAEEIGARGGKKSGLKKVRLAAFEDTGRCKGFAFLDFISARHAKFSLGNRKNHFFNGRRLNLEFASEEAAKRSGVARPKEKTKEKYNKHRAGPGVDDESTENATENSGDKRGKKWESSGRPRPGAALAMAKRENVAIVEGAGQKITFD; encoded by the exons ATGTCCAAAGACTCCAAATCAAGTACCAAGATGCGTACGCCCAAGTCTGAGAGAACTCCCGAAGAACAGGCAAGGAGGGACGCGAAAAAAGCTGCAAAGAAGGCCGCTAAACTTGCCGAAGTTGTTCCAGAGCCCAGACCTGAAGGAAGCCaagcggaagaagcagagatgGCTCCTACTGCGGAAGGGGTACCTACTTCTCCCGAGACAAAGAAGCGAAAGCGAGAGGTTGTtgtggaaggtgaagagctCGAAATCGATGTCTCAGCGCCTGCACCTCTTTCCAAAGCTGAACTTCGTGCGGCACGAAAAAAGGCCAAGCGTGGGGACGCTGTCCCCTACGCTCCCAAGGTTAGAGATTACGAAAAGGTTCCCAAATCAAAAGTACAATCAGAAGAAGGTAACGAGGGGGAAAAGGACGTCTCTGGTTCAGGCAAAAGACAAAACTCGGTGTGGATTGGAAATTTGGCCTTCAAGACTACACCTGAAGGACTAAAGGAATTCTTGGAAAAGGGTGTAACGGAGCTCGGAGGCAAGGGAGAGGGGAGCGTCACAAGAGTCAATTTGCCGAAGAAAAGCAATAAAGCTGGGTTCTCCGAGAACAAGGG CTTCGCCTATGTTGACTTTGCTACCCCTGAGCTTCAGGAGCTTGGTGTTCAACTGAGCGAACACAATTTCGAAGGCCGCCGCCTTCTCATCAAAAAAGGTGATGACCATAACCCGACTGCCAACGCTCGTACACCCAAACCCCTCTCTACCAAGGCTCAAGACAttggctcttcttcaaagcgACCAGAAACTTCCACTTTATACATGGGTAACCTCCCCTTCGATGCCACGGAGGAAGCTTTACGTGATCTCATCGAGAGCAACGCTCCCGATAGGGAAATTGTagacgaggaaggtgcGGAGGAGATTGGTGCCAGGGGTGGCAAGAAGAGCGGTTTGAAGAAAGTTAGACTAGCTGCTTTCGAGGATACTGGAAGGTGTAAAGG ATTTGCGTTCCTTGACTTTATTTCTGCTAGACACGCCAAGTTCTCTCTCGGCAACAGGAAGAACCACTTTTTCAATGGGCGCAGACTAAATCTTGAA TTTGCttctgaagaagcagcTAAGCGCAGTGGTGTTGCTCGacccaaggagaagactaAGGAAAAGTACAATAAACACCGAGCAGGGCCTGGTGTGGATGACGAATCGACCGAAAACGCTACTGAAAATTCAGGCGACAAGCGTGGTAAGAAATGGGAGAGCAGCGGAAGACCTCGACCTGGTGCAGCTTTGGCCATGGCCAAGAGAGAGAACGTTGCGATTGTGGAAGGTGCAGGACAGAAAATCACTTTCGATTAG
- a CDS encoding expressed protein, with protein sequence MVSLERAVLDGSLFAGPNPPSPTRSASTASPLNTDDELGSDFEDSPDQFTFEDDQQEGSGKHSSSWLGKSRRTNEGKAQEHVRQPIEHDGHQTGVKGVIDDRKVHNSNAAAQKQAEATARAIELQRKALVGLTVHEEAELVAKDKEEKEEDSELEEWRKKRRDQLQREKTMQQEDDSQWERQRQGDFAYGGGDVGKGIRRGALREISEHNFIESVEREGWAIVLIYEPGIPRCNALSASLLHLSLNLPASLSVALYRARASAIAFSLLPASSSTTTSLVIDDEFQVKEVEDKEPKRLPDPDVLPSLLAYKDGELEKTWIRVDWDVSEDGIEGLLRREGVLPTISKMGANRQPYFEDPDEDD encoded by the exons ATGGTCTCTCTGGAAAGAGCTGTCCTCGATGGCTCCCTATTTGCTGGCCCAAACCCTCCTTCACCGACCCGCTCGGCCTCTACGGCTTCGCCCCTCAACACAGACGACGAGCTCGGGTCTGACTTCGAGGACTCGCCAGATCAATTTACCTTTGAAGATGACCAGCAGGAAGGTTCTGGAAAGCATTCAAGCTCCTGGTTGGGAAAGTCACGTCGCACAAACGAGGGGAAAGCGCAGGAGCATGTAAGGCAGCCTATAGAGCATGATGGCCACCAAACGGGTGTGAAAGGTGTCATTGATGATCGCAAAGTGCACAACTCCAATGCTGCCGCGCAAAAACAAGCAGAAGCAACAGCTAGAGCCATAGAGCTCCAACGGAAGGCTTTGGTGGGCTTGACGGTACATGAGGAGGCTGAGCTGGTAGCGAAGGataaggaggagaaggaggaagattctgaactggaagaatggcggaagaagaggagagatCAACTacaaagagaaaagacAATGCAGCAGGAAGATGATTCGCAATGGGAAAGACAGCGACAGGGTGATTTTGCGTATGGAGGAGGGGATGTGGGGAAGGGTATCCGACGAGGTGCTTTAAGAGAGATCTCTGAGCACAACTTTATTGAATCTGTCGAGAGAGAAGGCTGGGCAATCGTTCTGATTTATGAACCG GGGATACCACGGTGTAATGCTCTATCAGCCTcacttctccatctttcacTCAACCTCCCAGCGTCCCTATCAGTCGCTCTTTATCGTGCACGTGCTTCTGCCATTGCGTTCTCTCTGCTACctgcttcatcctcaactACGACCAGCCTCGTCATTGACGATGAATTCCAGGTGAAAGAAGTTGAGGACAAAGAACCGAAGAGACTTCCTGATCCCGATGTCTTACCTAGCCTTTTGGCGTACAAGGATGGTGAGCTAGAGAAAACATGGATCAGAGTAGATTGGGACGTTAGTGAAGATGGTATTGAAGGCTTGTTGCGAAG GGAAGGCGTCTTGCCAACTATCTCCAAAATGGGCGCCAATAGACAGCCATACTTTGAAGATccagatgaggatgattgA
- a CDS encoding PRCDNA87, putative, whose protein sequence is MVATKERKTRTPRSALHDVVTREYTIHLHKRVHDLSFKKKAPKAIKEIVKFAQKSMGVNDVRVSPGLNQAVWARGVRSPPRRIRVRLERKRNDDEGAKEKLYVVASVVEGVTSFKGLQTVVVENDE, encoded by the exons ATG GTTGCTACCAAGGAACGAAAG ACCCGAACTCCCCGATCCGCCCTTCACGACGTCGTCACCAGGGAGTAcaccatccatctccacaaGCGAGTGCACGACCTCTCCTTCAAGAAGA AGGCCCCCAAGGCCATTAAGGAGATCGTCAAGTTCGCCCAAAAGTCTATGGGCGTTAACGATGTCCGTGTCTCCCCCGGTCTTAACCAGGCCGTTTGGGCCCGAGGTGTCCGATCTCCTCCCCGTAGGATCAGGGTCAGGCtcgagaggaagaggaacgaCGACGAGGGTGCCAAGGAGAAGTTGTACGTTGTCGCTAGCGTTGTTGAGGGTGTCACCAGCTTCAAG GGTCTTCAAAccgttgttgttgagaaCGATGAGTAA
- a CDS encoding expressed protein: protein MALLSHKVLYAAIFSLGLLAIVTRLGIDGNSKAHSDVTRLRFLPSSWRAKRTFYVTADEYPETEYVMGIPGFNYLRNLYFSNGTFLVLTTNPSSFPEQGAGYILSGLVDAHGKRPAAEEDIFAIMSPKEATDRGLLQPAAIRKEGISMFFNDVKLGDRSSFLEHYFHFIGELFLGCWRLMIAAGEREFPARLMYRANATDWRDRARINTWFQQSVLPDAAIEGSSIFEDRTVSQMTFIYDRIAIADRWAAHRVSQDVKTWNKATADLPLLKVPSTWMDPMRNRIKALAMAEQCDIHRKHAGVPVVVYINRQLTNRRLIDGDAEALLKQMDKLNNEGVIEFYNAVMEELPRVQQFCLALKADVMFGVHGNGLSHQLWMKPGSGVFEIMGEGFARDYAILAEMMGHEYHAIHYNETFPPDRWRRPDGSSVDQGPDFHSPRIRVDAEWFAALVVDVARKRIPVKEPEWSLSF, encoded by the exons ATGGCTCTCTTATCCCACAAGGTCTTGTACGCGGCCATTTTCAGTCTCGGCTTATTAGCTATCGTCACTCGTCTGGGGATCGACGGGAACAGTAAGGCCCATTCCGACGTTACT CGATTACGTTTCCTGCCGTCTTCATGGAGAGCAAAGCGGACATTCTATGTCACGGCGGATGAGTACCCGGAGACTGAGTACGTTATGGGTATACCTGGTTTCA ATTATTTGCGCAATCTCTACTTCTCCAATGGCACTTTCCTCGTTCTCACAACCAACCCCTCAAGCTTCCCTGAACAAGGGGCAGGATACATCTTGTCAGGACTCGTGGACGCTCATGGGAAGCGCCCTGCTGCAGAGGAGGACATATTTGCGATCATGTCACCGAAGGAAGCCACGGATAGAGGTTTGTTACAGCCCGCGGCTATCAGGAAGGAGGGTATTAGT ATGTTCTTCAACGATGTGAAACTGGGCGACCGGAGCTCATTCTTGGAACATTACTTCCATT TCA TTGGCGAGCTGTTCCTCGGTTGTTGGCGTCTTATGATTGCTGCCGGCGAGCGTGAGTTTCCTGCACGTCTCATGTATCGCGCGAATGCCACTGATTGG AGAGATCGCGCTCGAATCAATACCTGGTTCCAGCAGTCTGTATTACCTGACGCTGCCATCGAGGGGAGCTCCATCTTTGAAGACCGCACAGTGTCCCAGATGACTTTTATCTACGACAGGATCGCTATTGCTGAC CGATGGGCTGCTCACCGTGTCAGCCAGGATGTTAAAACGTGGAACAAGGCCACTGCCGACCTCCCACTCCTCAAGGTCCCTTCCACATGGATGGACCCAATGCGAAACAGGATAAAGGCGCTCGCCATGGCTGAACAATGCGACATTCATCGAAAGCACGCCGGAGTTCCGGTTGTGGTCTATATCAACCGACAGTTGACGAACAGGAGACTGATTGATGGGGACGCGGAGGCCCTTTTAAAACAGATGGACAAACTTAATAATGAGGGTGTGATCGAGTTCTACAACGCCGTGATGGAGGAACTGCCTCGAGTACAACAG TTCTGCCTTGCTTTGAAGGCTGATGTCATGTTTGGCGTTCACGGTAATGGCTTGAGTCATCAATTATGGATGAAACCCGGCAGTGGTGTCTTTGAG ATAATGGGGGAAGGTTTTGCTAGA GACTATGCAATCCTCGCAGAAATGATGGGTCATGAGTACCACGCCATTCACTACAACGAGACTTTCCCCCCTGACCG GTGGAGACGTCCCGATGGGTCTTCTGTCGACCAAGGACCCGACTTCCATTCTCCCAGGATAAGG GTCGATGCCGAATGGTTTGCAGCGCTCGTCGTCGACGTGGCTCGAAAGAGGATACCCGTTAAGGAGCCTGAGTGGTCCTTGTCATTTTAA
- a CDS encoding cell wall organization and biogenesis-related protein, putative, with amino-acid sequence MPAKHDINKVGVESSDFPILCETCLGPNPYVRMNKQEFGHECKVCNRPFTVFRWNPGEGRMKKTEICTTCAKIKGVCQTCLLDLEFGLPTQVRDAALARKAQAPSSDINKQYYIQNLEAQMAESPDGLAYDSEVANRAGREMLKNLARTDPYYKRNRPHICSFFVKGECKRGAECPFRHEMPKENETQKPSQQSLVDRYYGRNDPVAKKILSQNAESKGLKAPEDKSITTLLFLGLPQCNDSHVRASLVGACPFVKPSDVKSISIVEASHCAFVNFNQRSMAERAADALAAQGGIEVEGKKAKIVWGRARPQKKAAAAVEGSAAPA; translated from the exons ATGCCTGCAAAACACGATATCAAC AAAGTAGGGGTGGAGAGTTCAGACTTCCCTATATT ATGCGAAACCT GTCTTGGTCCCAACCCTTATGTTCGAATG AACAAACAAGAATTTGGACACGAATGTAAAGTCTGCAACCGTCCCTTTACTGTATTCCGATGGAATCCTGGAGAAGGtcgaatgaagaagacggaaaTTTGTACGACCTGTGCCAAGATAAAGGGTGTATGTCAGACATGTCTTTTGGACTT AGAGTTCGGATTACCGACTCAGGTTCGAGATGCTGCTTTGGCAAGAAAGGCTCAAGCTCCTTCGTCAGATATCAACAAGC AATATTATATCCAAAATCTTGAAGCTCAAATGGCCGAGTCCCCAGATGGCCTTGCTTATGATTCTGAGGTGGCAAATCGCGCAGGCCGAGAAATGCTCAAGAATCTCGCTCGAACAGATCCTTACTACAAGCGGAATAGGCCCCACATTTGTAGTTTCTTTGTCAAAGGAGAATGTAAACGAGGAGCCGAGTGCCCATTCCG ACACGAAATGCCAAAGGAAAACGAGACCCAGAAACCTAGCCAGCAGAGCCTTGTGGATAGATATTACGGCAGGAACGATCCTGTGGCCAAAAAGATTTTGAGTCAGAATGCGGAGAGTAAGGGCTTAAAAGCGCCAGAGGACAAGTCAATT ACGACCCTGCTGTTTTTAGGATTACCTCAATGCAACGACTCTCACGTTAGGGCGTCTCTGGTTGGTGCTTGTCCTTTCGTCAAGCCATCGGACGTGaaatccatctccatcgtTGAAGCTAGTC ATTGTGCATTTGTCAACTTTAACCAACGTTCTATGGCGGAACGAGCGGCAGATGCGCTTGCGGCCCAAGGAGGCATTGAAGtggagggaaagaaggcgaaaatTGTTTGGGGAAGGGCACGAccgcagaagaaggcagcTGCTGCCGTGGAAGGATCAGCAGCTCCCGCTTGA
- a CDS encoding electron carrier, putative, producing the protein MAGDTYTPGDASKGAGIFKTRCAQCHTLGAGEPHKVGPNLHGLIGRKSGQAEGFSYTAANVNKGVTWEGQTLFEYLENPKKYIPGTKMAFAGLKKAKDRNDLVAHLEEATK; encoded by the exons ATGGCCGGTGACACTTACACTCCTG GTGACGCTTCTAAGGGTGCTGGTATCTTCAAG ACCCGATGCGCCCAATGTCACACCCTTGGTGCTGGTGAACCTCACAAGGTTGGCCCTAACCTCCACGGTCTCATTGGCCGAAAGTCCGGTCAAGCCGAGGGTTTCTCTTACACTGCCGCCAACGTCAACAAGGGCGTTACTTGG GAAGGACAAACCCTCTTCGAG TACCTTGAAAACCCCAAGAAGTACATTCCTG GTACCAAGATGGCCTTTGCTGGTCtcaagaaggccaaggacaGGAACGACCTCGTCGCCCACCTTGAGGAGGCT ACCAAGTAA